In Helicoverpa zea isolate HzStark_Cry1AcR chromosome 3, ilHelZeax1.1, whole genome shotgun sequence, the sequence AGGATTACAGAGTATCGACTAAAAGTGAATTTTCCTCGAATATTAGCGATTTTACCTGATGATGTTATTGTTTACCACAGGATATGAAACAGGTATTGATCGTAGAACAACTTTACCCGATGTGATTATGATGAGATGAGATGTTTATCAAAATCACAGTTTGAGAGGATTTCTACATAGGTACAACATATTTCAAACGGCAACaggttttcaaaaataatatgcaaaatGCATAGGCAGAACCTATTTAAAATTCGTGAGAGGcatattcatataaaaagtGCGACTGTTACATCATCATACTTCGCAGATGTGAATAAATTTCGAACAGATATTAATGAGTTTTGTGATATATATTTCGTACCATTTGcataaatgtataattaagGACACGTTTTGAGCGATCTCAAAACGAACAAAGTGAAACGTTGCATCCGATACACATAGATACGAGGGGCACCTTTCTAGTTTTGGGCTATTAGCGAGAAATATTGCTGTACAATATTACTTAAGGTCTACCGAGTGAGAGGTTACGTGTTTACGAGTTATAACGAACTTAGCTCAagaaattaaatacctatacttagtatttttatttggcgtgtaaaaatataggtacctatagttatTTTCTAGTGATAAAAGTAGACGTTTTCTTCAGACATATTTTATGGCAtccagtttttatttactatcagCGCCCGTTACACAGGCGATAAACAGCTGACAATAAAATTCACACTTAATTGAAAGTCGGTACAATAAGGAAGGCAGTTTCTAGAATATTTGTCGGATATATTTTTCACGTAAAATGATACCAataacgaaaataaaaatagtatcaGATCGAAACATTTTACGACATTGATATGGAATAAACCTCAGCTGATAGTGGTTCGGTGTCCGTTTTATGTGTAAGCTCGTATCACGGAGAGGCACATActcgtaggtacctacctacacagtTACTACAATGTTAACCTCGTTGCACCGATGATGCAAATTTGGCCGAGAAATCGTCTCGTATCGCACACTTTCATAACAATCCGGTGATTGATTATATAAATTTGAATTCTGACGCCGttaaaaccaaattaaaatcaTCTGCGGCATCGGATAAAACACGTCGCGACTGACTGATAAATTACCGAAATGATGATTAAACGACTATTGCGCATGCTCACTTTGCAGCAACTCCGCCATGTGACGCCGGCTATCGTAACCTCCATGCACATTGCACTTATACGACTACAAATTTCAAAACCTAAGCCAAAacacaaacatatttattttattgttcgcGAGCCGTTCTGGTGCAACTTGACCGCTGAATTATGGGTAGGAATGCACCGCAAAGAAATTAACAGGACATCACAAATTAGTGGAAAGCGGTGGAGCGTAGCACGTGGCCACAAAGAGCCCCATATTTtggtattattataataattaactgcATATAAAACCGCCtcacaattattttaatgcTTATTAAGCACGTGTGTTGAAGCAGAGCATGAGTTTCGGTTACTGTTCGTTCGTACAATTATCGCCATTGATTCTGCGGTTAGTCTATACCGCTTTATGGAAAACTTGGCAGGTGCGCGCTTTGCCCCACGCTATTTTATACGTTCCCATGATTTTTTGATTCCGTGGGGCTATCGAAAAAAGGCGTTTCCGATTcaaattttgataattaattatttttgtaaataacacatttagttacaaaataaggttttatcAGTATTTccttattatatgtattttcagCCGGTTTCTATTTCTGACAAAACACTTATCTAGCGCAGTGTGTATTGTTACCAAAACAAGTGTGCATGTGTAGATAAGCAAACTTCTCTTTGTAATGCGGCGcatgtaaagtaaataaagtttgCAACAATTACGCAATTGCTAAGTGTAACAATCATGATTTCGGTAGCGttgcacttaaaataaaaatgtacttgtctagaatattatattacctacctatggTTTAAATTTTTAAAGACGTATTAAATAGATGCTATTAATAGGGTCATCGAACAAAAAGCTAGCTTCTACGTCTATTTATCATCTTTTTGCAACTGTGAATGttacaaaaaccaaaaaacagAATTTCAAAATACCTCTgctaggtaatattttttatgacctGCCAGGAGATCATTTTGAATAAAACTTTCGAAACGGTCAATTGAGACCATGAATACGTCGTAAAAGTTTACTCAccttacattacattacatacgCTGTCGaacataaatacttatttttggcataaaaataaaatatagttttttactACAGTATAATGTCCGGCTACATTTAATATGTTTAATAATACCTAGATGTTATATTTTACACGTAGGTACAAGAATAATATAATTCTGTCGTTATAAATTTTATACCTTATGGTTTGAAATTGACGAGTATACGAGATCCGAGATTGGCGTGTTCATTAGCATTGGCACGAATAGCGCTATCGACACAAATAACCGCCGATGCTAGTGGCAGCGAGCcgatgcgcccgcgccgcgccgctcgaCACTCGCTATGTATCTATGTTAATTAAACGCCTGTCATTTGCTACAATAATGGAGGCTTTGTGGAGCTTTATCACGTTTTAATGTTGTGTAAACTTTGTCTGCACCGACGAGAACCACATGCAGCCTTCTTAAGGACGCGTTTGCAGTTTGAGCAAAATTAAGCTGTTTTTCGGTACATTTTGCGACTAAACCAAGCCAAatcaaatatgacaaataactCCTAGTTATAGCTTGGGTCTTCAACTATAAACGCGAGGAaggttttttttgaaaaaataaatttttgatatcataaaaaagttatttcgtAACCCCTTTCTACAAAATTCATGATTCCGGGTCAAGTTTAGGTACAATTTTCTACTAAgaataaagtaatttaatattgatttattttttgtaaataggcAAACATAGTCAAGATTAAATGTgaggaaaaaaaatacagtattgTGCTATGAATAaggttagaaaaaataaaaacaaaaccaatttttttcacatattttgCTACTAACGATGAGTCTTAACAGCTTGAAATAggggttattttatttgtattccttCCGACCCACGATTGTGCGAAAGCCTCATTCTGAGTCAGTCTGCGCTCGGCCGCCGTCGTGAGAGGACACTGTATCGCTCGTTTCCAGCTGCTCGTGTTGAAAAAGATCGctgtataaatacaaaatattcgaCTAACCAAATTTGATCCTTCTAAGGTaagattattgatttttatcattacaccaaaatattatgcaatattgtaaatatttcactAAAAAATAACGTTTCATCGCACGTGATCATGAAGTACTTTGGTGACTGCTAACGTGGAGTGACCTGAAGGTATATcctcggtgtctgctactggaactccgcGACGAATATATCTAGGTGtaccgagtttgggctcgttttgttagctatgatgagaccttaccaccggacttgatggagtgacctgaaggtataccctcggtgtctgctactggaactccgcGACGAATTGAGTCAGATGTACCGAGTTTGGACTCGTTTTGTGTGTTATGAAGAGACTTTACCACCGGACTTGATGGAGTAACCTGAAGGTATAccctcggtgtctgctactggaactccgcgacgaatagatctaggtgtaccgagtttgggctcgttttgttAGCCATGATGAGACCTTACCACCGGACTTGGTGAAGTGACCTGAAGGTATAccctcggtgtctgctactggaactccgcgacgaatagatctaggtgtaccgagtttgggctcgttttgttagctatgatgagaccttaccaccggacttgatgaagtgacctgaaggtataccctcggtgtctgctactggaactccgTGACGAATAGATCTAGGTGtaccgagtttgggctcgttttgttagctatgatgagaccttaccaccggacttgatgaagtgacctgaaggtataccctcggtgtctgctactggaactccgTGACGAATAGATCTAGGTGtaccgagtttgggctcgttttgttAGCTATGATGAGACCTTACCACCGGACTAGATGAAGTGACCTGAAGGTATAccctcggtgtctgctactgAAACTCTGCGACGAATAGAGTTAGGTGTACCGAGTTTGGActcgtttttttattattttttttttttttttttataataaaatgtttgagTACATAATAACTATGAATATTCAATTGTTGTTATAGATGCCGAGAAGTCGAACGTTTGGCAAAAGCTCTCGTAAACAAGTGCTTTCCAGAAAAAATGCATTGGAAAATATAAGACGGTAATCATTTGTTTATGGAATGCTCATCATAATTGAGAACTGTCAAATTAATTCGTTTGTTTTCACAGACTTCGAGAAGTGAGTCGCAATTCTAGTGACATAAGTGAGGTGCATTCAGAAGAAACAGATTGTAGTACTTCCAATAACAATGACTTGGAGACATCTTACGTAAGTTATCATATTTCTTTACTACGACTTGTACATGTACTATTATTGTGTTTTGCTAACGTCCTTTGGTACAAatgacaaattaaatatttttttctagaccGCTGTGGATGAAGAAAAAGTAACCTATCAGATTTCAGGAAGAAGGCTTATTGAAATGGCTTATTTTATGGAGCAATTACAAGGAATCAGCAATCATAAGTCTATGTTTAATTGTAATTTGAGTACAATTGAACTATTGAGTGAAAAAAGGTCTGGGCTTCACTCGACCTTTTCAATTAAATGCAAAATGTGTGGTGCTGAATTCACGTTAGAATCAtccaaaaaaactgaaaataaaatggaCGTGAATGAAGAAATTGTCGCTGGTATAATGACGATTGGTGCTGGGGTTACACAGCTTAATACTGTTTTGTGTCATGTAAATATGCCACCAATGTCAGTACGATTGTACCAAGCTAAGCATGACATAATAAGTCGGTGGTGGAAAAAGGCTGCGCAGCACTACATGATCGAGGCGGGTAAAGAGGAGAAAGACAATGCTTTAGCTATTGGAAGTGTAAATACAGATGGGTTAGCTATGATACCTGTATCGGGTGATGCATGTTGGTCCAAGCGCTCTTATGGAACCAATTACAGTGCTTCCTCCGGTGTTGGTGCAATCGTAGGCATGCActcaaaaaaagtattatattatggtgtcaaaaataaattctgcAATATCTGTGCACGAGCAGAAAATAAAGGGGCATTACCTAGGAAACATGcttgttttaaaaattttcaAGGTCCTTCTACCGCTATAGAAGCAGTTGTAATAACAGAGGGCTTCAAAAAGTCCATTGGTATGCATGGACTTATCTACCACCAGTTTATAGCAGATGGTGATTCAAGCACTTATGCTAGCATTAGGAACGCAAGGCCTTATGATAACATAACTGTGGGTAAAATCGAATGTAAAAATCATTTACTAAGAAATTACTGCAAAGGCCTGCTAGCAATTTGTAGTAATACTTCTTTCCACATAAGGGGCCGAAAGATtctgaaagaaaattatttgcGTATACGTTGGGGCATTGATAGTAGCGTCAAATATTGGTCCAATAAAAACGTTGCTTTCGAAGAAAAGGCAAGAGGTATCAAAAATGATATAATAAATGGTCCCTATCATATATTTGGTGATCACTCCAACTGCGCAACTTATTTTTGTAGTGATGACGTCAAAAAACGCAACGTGAATAATATGGTGCCAGAACTGACAGCTTACGGGGTCTTTCAAAAAGTTGAAGATTTGGCCCAACGTCTTTCACTGCATTCCTGTAGTTTTGTTTACAATGAAACAAATAATGCAGTGGAAAGTTTTAATGCACGAGTTGCAAAATTTATAGGAGGCAAAAGAGTGAACTTTACCCAGCGGGGGTCCTATCTTGCTCGTTGTGCTGCAGCCGTGGTGTCCTATAACACGGGTGTCCTTCAGTCGGCAgtacacaaatatatttttggcacAGATGCCAATCCCGAAATTGTTCGGCTAGAAAAATTACGCcaaaatttaaatcaaaaaaGGCACAacagaaaaattaaaaagaaaaagaatccAAAGCCATCTGCATCTAAAGATGCCTATTATGGTGAAAGTTGCCAAAAGGTGGACATGAACGAGGAAGAATTTGAAGaggccaaaaataaatttttaaatgCATTAGAACTTTCGGAGACTGAAAAGGTAAATTTAGAAAGGGACACAGTTTTGCAGAGTGGCAGTATATTATGGCTAGAAACTAGAAGGAAACTGCTGACAGCGTCGTGGTTCGCAGCAGTCTGTAAACGTCGCATAACCACTGAGTGTGGACcactaataaaacaaatattgtatCAGAAAGACTTAAGCAATATCCCGTCAATAAAACATGGCAGAAGCAATGAAGCGACTGCCATCCGCGAACTTGCAGCGATCTTGAATATGCCCATTGAAAAGTGCGGGTTGTTCATAGACCGAGAATTTCCCTTTCTTGGAGCAACCCCCGACGGAAAGTGTGAGATTggaataatagaaataaaatgtccATCTTCGGCATATGGTTTGGAGCCAGACGATGCCATTAAACTCAAAAAAGTTGATTTTTGGTTGCCTAGTGATAATTTATTTACggtaaacaaaaaacataaatggTATTACCAAATACAAGGACAGCTACGCATTACTAGGCAAGACACTTGCGTGTTTGCTATTTGGACGGGCCCTGGCAAAGTCAAATATGAGTACATACAAAGAGATGAACAATTTTGGAAGGAAAAAATGGAGAtaaatttaattagtttttaccAAAATTGTCTTCTTCCAGAATTGATTGACCCAAGAATGTCACGGAATATGAAGCTGAGGGTACATTCCtcgcacttaaaaaaaaatattctagggCTGAAAAatttgtgaataaattaaaatgaatccaaaACCTTCTTTTATTTCACATGAAACCATCacttgtattaaataaaatatatatttattcattctcATCATAACTTacaaaacgagcccaaactcggtaTACCTAGATCTATTCGTCgcggagttccagtagcagacaccgagggTATACCTTCAGGTTACTCCATAAGTCCGCCGGTAAAGTCTCTTCATAACACACAAAACGAGTCCAAACTCGGTACACCTGACTCTATTCGTCAcggagttccagtagcagacaccgagggtataccttcaggtcacttcatcaagtccggtggtaaggtctcatcatagctaacaaaacgagcccaaactcggtacacctagatctattcgtcgcggagttccagtagcagacaccgagggTATACCTTCAGGTTACTCCATCAAGTCCGGTGGTAAAGTCTCTTCATAACACACAAAACGAGTCCAAACTCGGTACATCTGACTCTATTCGTCgcggagttccagtagcagacaccgagggTATACCTTCAGGTTACTCCATCAAGTCCGGTGGTAAAGTCTCTTCATAACACACAAAACGAGTCCAAACTCGGTACATCTGAATCTATTCGTCgcggagttccagtagcagacaccgagggTATACCTTCAGGTTACTCCATCAAGTCCGGTGGTAAGGTCTCATCATAGCTaacaaaacgagcccaaactcggtacacctagatctattcgtcgcggagttccagtagcagacaccgagggTATACCTTCAGGTCACTTCATCAAGTCCGGTGGTAAGGTCTCATCATAGCTAACAAAACGTGCCCAAACTCGGTACACCTAGATCTATTCGTAgcggagttccagtagcagacaccgaggATATACCTTCAGGTCACTGCATCAAGTCCGGTGGTCAGGTCTCATCATAGCTaacaaaacgagcccaaactcggtaCACCTAACTCTATTCGTCgcggagttccagtagcagacaccgaCGATATACATTCAGGTCACTCCATCAAGACCGGAGGTAAAGTTTCATCATAGTCATCATACATAACCAACAAAACCAGTAAAATTTTTATGGTTATCTAAACGCAGATAAGTACTTgagtacataaaaaacaaaataaattatccaagtttcaaaatttgtttatttgactATATTCTTGCAGCTAACAATGCCTACATTTGTGTGAGTGGGCCGTGTCAATGTAGTAGTTCGATTTCATGCCTATCAATTTTGCAAACGCGTCCTTAATTAAGCAAAATAGTACCGTGTATTAGCTACATGTATACGAGCATAGtgtatttatacagtcaaagcGAATGCGATACGagaataaagtatttaattcgATTGAATGTTGTTTAACATGGGGAGATAGAGCATCAAACAAAACTGATTAGTTTATTGATCATATCGCTTGAATGCACATGCAAGAATAATTTATAGTATCTAAAGGTGTACACAGCGCACGGCTCATTTCCAGAGAAGAGACAAAGAGTCTATTACGGACAGTTATTTCATAGAAATAAATACCTCGCGTCGCCAGCGTCTTAGGTATTTCGTCTaatgaagaaaaaaacttttattgacaGTGTGTTTATAAATTAACTTCGTTTCTTTTATAACTATAATAAACAATACACGTAGGTACTTATGATTGGATGGGGCGATAAATAAAGAAGTGAACCATTAGATACTGAGCCCATTATAATTGGCGCTATAAATAATAGCGTGGTGATAGATGGAATATGGATCATTGCGAAGGCGGGGGCGCACGCGCAGCCTCGGCATGATCGAGCGGTTCGATGTGCTCTTAATATTGCAGACCTTTAGGTATTGTAtgatattcatttaattaaagatcATGTGAGGCATAGCaacaatattatacatatttatccCATGAAAAATTTTCATTCAAGTCTCAAGCATTTTCAAACATCTTCAACAatgtgttgtaaataaaaataaggacTGTTTTCTTCGTTTAATAACATCAATGGAAACGTGGTCAATTTTCCTAACAGAAGGAAACGGAAAATACATGATAGTACATTTTTAgacttgcaaatatttttagctCCGTACAGTGTTCAAGCTAACCGAAAATAAGCTTTATCTCTTACTGAttgttataaaaccaaaaagttCAGaggtctattacataacaagaGAGTGTCCATCTACTATCAGAATTAATATCACATTACATCGTGAgagtaaaattgttttttaatctgCAAGTAATAAATAGGCATTATAATTATGTGTGCGTTATTATCGAATAATCAAAGGCGTCAAAGTTGAGCAACGGAGCGGTAATGACGCTCGTCCATAAAGTCTTGTGAAACTCAAGCCCGAGGGCGCTGCGGGCCTGTCGTAAATAATTGGAAGCGCACTGTTTGTACTAATGTACTATCTAAACACATAATACCTCTTTCTGAATTGAGCTATAAATTAGTTTCAGATACTGCATAATTTGAAAGCTCTTGCCTCGAACGTGGGCAGAATCGAATTCCAAAATTAACTTATATCGATATCTACAGGTGTCTATATAAGGTATGCAactaaaattacttatttgtgTCAGTCAAGATGTTGCAGAATATTGTCGAATTCGATGCAGGCGTTTAGTAAAgctataaatgtaaataatcaAATAGAAGCGTGCCAATAGCCGTGTCGTCCGCCTACGCAACATCTCATATTTTGATATGGTTTTGAGCAATTCTGATATTGTTGTTACGTAGTTGTAAACTGGACACTAGATAAATGAATTTGCAGTAGATGTAAATATGCATTGGATACCAGAATTCCCAGACTAAACTGACTATAaaactaaatacataaaaaaataccgtTTTCAAGATGGAAAACGAGGTAGGTAAAGTCACAGTTTTCCCATTGGTTGCCTTAGAAAGtgattattttattctgaatGTCTCAAGAACTTTTCTTTAATCTTTAGCAGTTAGTAGTATCTGCgacacaaaatatattataaaggtTGCAATTATCAAGAAACTCCCAGTCAAACGATAACAGAAGCTAGTTAGGTAGGCGGTGATCGGTGATAGTTAGTAGGAACGATTTCTTTAGAATCTACCTGAATCTCGAGTAGTAATCTGTAAATTGTTAGCAAATTACCTATAGTAATTTCTATTAATTAGTCTATTAAACAAGTCATTATCTAAAtgcatataattttaatatcttcacgttttaatttttaaacgtttCAAACGCATCTTAAGTACAGGATGCGgaatactataaataaaaagcaatttCCGTCAAAACCAGAAATATGTTATTGATAAGAGTTATATTTCGACTAGCCTTGAAGATTATTATGTTTAATACATTTACATCGGCGAAGCAAGacattaataactatcttaaatTAGTTTTCAACACCTTTGTGTCTGGCAAATCGGCTTATAGCCTGCATGTTCTACTGTCA encodes:
- the LOC124645820 gene encoding uncharacterized protein LOC124645820, with translation MAYFMEQLQGISNHKSMFNCNLSTIELLSEKRSGLHSTFSIKCKMCGAEFTLESSKKTENKMDVNEEIVAGIMTIGAGVTQLNTVLCHVNMPPMSVRLYQAKHDIISRWWKKAAQHYMIEAGKEEKDNALAIGSVNTDGLAMIPVSGDACWSKRSYGTNYSASSGVGAIVGMHSKKVLYYGVKNKFCNICARAENKGALPRKHACFKNFQGPSTAIEAVVITEGFKKSIGMHGLIYHQFIADGDSSTYASIRNARPYDNITVGKIECKNHLLRNYCKGLLAICSNTSFHIRGRKILKENYLRIRWGIDSSVKYWSNKNVAFEEKARGIKNDIINGPYHIFGDHSNCATYFCSDDVKKRNVNNMVPELTAYGVFQKVEDLAQRLSLHSCSFVYNETNNAVESFNARVAKFIGGKRVNFTQRGSYLARCAAAVVSYNTGVLQSAVHKYIFGTDANPEIVRLEKLRQNLNQKRHNRKIKKKKNPKPSASKDAYYGESCQKVDMNEEEFEEAKNKFLNALELSETEKVNLERDTVLQSGSILWLETRRKLLTASWFAAVCKRRITTECGPLIKQILYQKDLSNIPSIKHGRSNEATAIRELAAILNMPIEKCGLFIDREFPFLGATPDGKCEIGIIEIKCPSSAYGLEPDDAIKLKKVDFWLPSDNLFTVNKKHKWYYQIQGQLRITRQDTCVFAIWTGPGKVKYEYIQRDEQFWKEKMEINLISFYQNCLLPELIDPRMSRNMKLRVHSSHLKKNILGLKNL